A portion of the Phycodurus eques isolate BA_2022a chromosome 3, UOR_Pequ_1.1, whole genome shotgun sequence genome contains these proteins:
- the bmp3 gene encoding bone morphogenetic protein 3, giving the protein MVPHSGDAQSCRRMALLVLVVLSAWVCCARFGYCALLRAEADFTHDAERRHAAPVAPVVAGDRERLSQDTVTEHMHMLYDKYNKAGFAYKNGNTVRSFKAHWGVINKKRLQIFNLTSLTKSEDVLSATLHYYIGDLHNGSWSCSRPQGCVFHGPRRHSHIHIHAVIWSFAPEADQMRTLGQFRINVSTHNQDFISWQWKDITRVVNQAKAHHQLLIGIEVASRGPRPWKELLADRSPYILVYANDSAISEPESVVATLRRNPSVGDPKVGQRGRNATEPQRSSSRPKRAINVLLPLQNNELPGPEYPYETTGWDESSPYEPFQSKQTRRPLRKKSRKNPRHKMPLLQFDEHTIKKARKKQWNEPRNCARRYLKVDFADIGWSEWIISPKSFDAYYCSGSCQFPMPKALKPSNHATIQSIVRAVGVVPGIPEPCCVPEKMSSLSILFFDEDKNVVLKVYPNMTVDSCACR; this is encoded by the exons ATGGTTCCCCACTCGGGTGATGCTCAGTCCTGCCGGAG GATGGCTCTTTTGGTTCTGGTCGTGCTCTCCGCGTGGGTCTGCTGCGCACGCTTCGGATACTGCGCCCTGCTCCGAGCGGAGGCGGATTTTACGCACGATGCCGAGCGGAGGCATGCGGCTCCAGTAGCTCCGGTGGTTGCGGGGGACCGGGAGCGGCTGTCCCAGGACACGGTGACGGAGCACATGCACATGCTCTACGACAAGTACAACAAGGCGGGATTCGCTTACAAGAACGGCAACACGGTGCGCAGCTTCAAGGCGCACTGGG GGGTGATCAACAAGAAGCGGCTTCAGATCTTCAACCTCACGTCGCTCACTAAGTCCGAAGATGTCCTTTCTGCCACACTGCACTACTATATCGGGGACCTCCACAATGGCAGCTGGTCCTGCTCCAGACCCCAAGGCTGCGTCTTCCAcggcccacgcaggcacagccACATCCACATCCACGCCGTCATCTGGAGCTTTGCCCCTGAGGCTGACCAGATGAGGACTCTAGGCCAGTTCCGCATCAATGTGTCCACACACAACCAGGACTTCATCTCCTGGCAGTGGAAGGACATCACCAGGGTGGTCAACCAGGCCAAGGCACATCACCAGCTCCTCATCGGCATCGAGGTGGCCTCGCGGGGACCCCGGCCCTGGAAGGAGCTCCTGGCTGACCGCTCCCCTTACATCCTGGTGTACGCCAATGACTCGGCCATCTCTGAGCCCGAGAGCGTGGTGGCCACCCTCAGGAGGAATCCCTCGGTGGGGGACCCCAAGGTAGGGCAACGTGGGCGGAACGCGACGGAACCGCAGAGGAGCTCTTCCAGGCCCAAGCGTGCCATCAACGTCCTGCTCCCCCTGCAGAACAACGAACTCCCTGGACCTGAGTACCCCTATGAGACAACCGGTTGGGATGAGTCCAGTCCCTATGAGCCCTTCCAGAGCAAGCAGACCCGGCGGCCGTTGCGCAAAAAGAGCCGCAAGAACCCAAGGCACAAGATGCCCCTGCTACAGTTTGATGAGCACACTATCAAGAAGGCCCGGAAGAAGCAGTGGAATGAGCCCCGGAACTGCGCACGCCGCTATCTCAAAGTAGACTTTGCTGACATCGGCTGGAGCGAGTGGATTATTTCGCCAAAGTCTTTTGACGCCTACTACTGCTCCGGATCCTGCCAGTTCCCCATGCCCAAG GCGCTGAAGCCATCGAACCACGCCACCATCCAGAGCATTGTGCGGGCGGTGGGTGTGGTGCCCGGCATCCCGGAGCCGTGCTGCGTCCCGGAGAAGATGTCGTCCCTCAGCATCCTCTTCTTCGATGAGGACAAAAACGTGGTTCTCAAGGTGTACCCCAACATGACGGTGGATTCCTGCGCGTGCCGATAG